The following coding sequences lie in one Drosophila sulfurigaster albostrigata strain 15112-1811.04 chromosome 2R, ASM2355843v2, whole genome shotgun sequence genomic window:
- the LOC133835850 gene encoding ATP-dependent Clp protease ATP-binding subunit clpX-like, mitochondrial, whose translation MSMVRRILLLAPKYKIWTKGTNISHTQHTARCVIVSTGCTRHFHLATRHLAANRRMMIEPVMAIPAYIDITNGVTTMSDGSSSSDSSSSSSSNASGGHGSGAAKASGPGASGGGGGGNTTGGNDKFLACPKCGSACTQVETFVSSTRFVKCAKCNYFFVVLSDVETKHRVKEEPKNQRKPPPPPQKIMEYLDKHVVGQEFAKKVLAVAVYNHYKRIHHNLPQLQQQNQSATSGSGGMDGIPRSDLLHITGIGHTLNSTPGSELPPKPAQMGMGGGAGLTGSGLGLHTSSNTSIPRGDHRPGSEILDKQNNDVKLEKSNIIMLGPTGSGKTLIAQTIARCLDVPFAICDCTTLTQAGYVGEDIESVISKLLQDANYNVERAQTGIVFLDEVDKIGAVPGIHQLRDVGGEGVQQGMLKMLEGTVVNVPERNSPRKLRGETVQVDTTNILFVASGAYTGLDRLIARRLNEKYLGFGMPSTSGSGRRAAQSAASPMDNDQEERDKCLTKVQARDLVEFGMIPEFVGRFPVIVPFHSLNVNMLVRILTEPRNALVPQYKALLGLDEVNLSFTEEAVESIASLAMERHTGARGLRSIMEQLLLDPMFIVPGSDITSVHITADYVKGNDKPIYSRSTDTNAMERSETPDSEPTDDNDKNFENSEKSRLNDTLVGT comes from the exons ATGAGCATGGTGCGGCGCATTCTTTTGCTGGctccaaaatacaaaatatggaCAAAGG GAACCAACATAAgtcacacacaacacacagcaagaTGTGTGATAGTTAGCACGGGATGCACTCGACACTTTCACCTGGCCACACGGCACCTTGCCGCTAACAGGCGGATGATGATTGAGCCAGTGATGGCGATACCCGCTTACATTGACATAACGAATGGTGTAACAACGATGTCCGAtggcagcagtagcagcgacagcagcagcagcagtagtagTAATGCCAGCGGCGGACATGGAAGTGGTGCCGCTAAAGCAAGTGGTCCGGGGGCGagtggcggtggcggaggtGGAAACACAACCGGCGGAAACGATAAGTTTCTGGCGTGTCCGAAGTGCGGCAGCGCTTGCACTCAGGTGGAAACATTTGTCAGCTCGACACGTTTCGTGAAGTGCGCGAAGTGCAATTACTTTTTCGTGGTGCTGTCGGATGTGGAGACAAAGCATCGTGTCAAGGAGGAGCCGAAGAATCAGCGCaagccaccgccgccgccacagAAGATCATGGAGTATCTGGACAAGCATGTTGTGGGTCAGGAGTTTGCCAAGAAAGTGCTGGCGGTTGCAGTCTACAATCACTACAAGCGTATTCATCACAATCTgccgcagttgcagcagcaaaaccaGAGTGCTACCAGCGGCTCAGGTGGAATGGATGGCATACCACGTTCGGATCTGTTGCATATCACCGGCATTGGTCACACACTGAATAGCACACCGGGCAGCGAATTGCCTCCAAAGCCGGCTCAGATGGGCATGGGTGGTGGTGCTGGATTGACCGGGTCCGGTCTCGGTCTCCACACCAGCAGCAATACGTCGATACCACGTGGAGATCATCGACCTGGCTCGGAGATACTTGATAAACAGAACAATGATGTGAAACTGGAGAAGAGCAACATAATAATGCTTGGTCCAACGGGGTCAGGCAAAACACTGATTGCCCAGACTATTGCCCGCTGCTTGGACGTGCCATTTGCCATCTGCGATTGCACAACGCTCACCCAAGCTGGCTATGTTGGTGAGGATATTGAGAGTGTTATCTCAAAGCTGCTACAGGACGCCAACTACAA CGTGGAACGTGCTCAAACTGGAATCGTATTTCTGGATGAGGTAGACAAGATTGGCGCCGTGCCGGGAATTCATCAGTTGCGCGATGTGGGCGGCGAAGGTGTGCAACAGGGCATGCTGAAGATGCTCGAAGGCACAGTGGTCAATGTGCCGGAACGTAACTCTCCACGCAAGCTGCGTGGTGAAACTGTACAGGTGGACACAACGAACATTCTGTTTGTGGCTTCTGGGGCTTACACGGGTCTCGATCGTCTGATTGCCCGTCGCCTTAACGAGAAG TATTTGGGCTTTGGCATGCCCTCGACAAGCGGATCTGGTCGTCGGGCCGCTCAATCGGCAGCGAGCCCCATGGACAATGATCAGGAGGAGCGTGACAAATGCCTGACCAAGGTGCAGGCGCGAGATCTCGTTGAATTTGGCATGATACCC GAATTCGTTGGCCGCTTTCCGGTCATTGTGCCCTTCCACAGCTTAAACGTTAATATGTTGGTGCGCATTCTCACCGAGCCACGCAACGCTCTGGTGCCGCAATACAAGGCATTGCTTGGACTGGACGAAGTCAATCTGTCATTTACCGAGGAAGCTGTTGAATCAATTGCCTCATTAGCAATGGAAAGACACACGGGAGCACGTGGTCTACGCTCCATAATG GAGCAACTTCTTTTGGATCCCATGTTCATTGTCCCTGGTTCGGACATAACGAGCGTGCATATAACCGCAGATTATGTGAAAGGCAACGATAAACCAATTTACAGCCGATCTACTGATACTAATGCCATGGAGAGAAGCGAAACCCCAGACTCGGAACCCACCGACGATAATGATAAGAACTTTGAGAATAGTGAAAAA tcaCGTTTAAATGATACTTTGGTCGGTACGTAG
- the LOC133835848 gene encoding pneumococcal serine-rich repeat protein isoform X1, which produces MQASSTTTTTTTTKTKKLSSSGGSGSSGGSVAMTSASKTTTTTTTTTNRKPAGAAAKSPKAAPVAAISNDAHAEIAELSKKISEHADAIYQTWRSRGLPPAQLLEMYTNAAASGDFADVAVAAATAATTDISSAEGLQKMVTSFVNKDKEQRGKNVVKKASEVGVAAQSIGNGKLKKTATTTALTGATTTTTTPTTGSTKASKPSQQQASDQSLQSPKKVAAVTASKTLPDVNLNYDIDLHLDVNNLSQQQTQHLLKISELLQKEAAAAAAAAASATVASTGSTTPTKKRQSNSNGSKTSSNSNTLINSNNNNNKLTTATQNSKKLSKASSNNRSSSNSHANSSSESAGDAVDAPRVGVAVTLTDKGASEPTISSRKASKTKENHSEQQKPAMANSTATATATAAATTTSTTISTTKEKPAITRKTANSRNSSSNSNTDNSNASNIVANAKATATPSATSTAAAATTTATVGSSATSVDTTMPTLNKIKPTSGSRAALTNGQDKNLGRPILTRGSVAERVLLFEKRPDVRNSFLDIKRPVEAPPKSLLKVKLHATPPPAPAQEQNSLQKEIRSSKSVYIPRFYFPHGKPQPTIAMERVIRGILSAFDSFPNNQVTKDELPRILKLCGLPFYWRMPVMIFCQASTTGLVERQRFVEFWKQMNVYCHEAASRFVYILSRGQRFRSYIVPDDLVPLVQDVVDTHPGLAFLKEATEFHSRYVHTVIARIFYSVNRSWSGKITISELKRSDLLEMISLLEEEDDINQIMAFFSYEHFYVIYCKFWELDKDHDLLINQDDLAKHSDNALSTRIVERIFSGCVTRSDNKKSPEDEPKMSYTEFVWFILSEEDKRTPTAIEYWFRCMDIDGDGALSMYELEYFYEEQQQRMEGIGIECLPFEDCLCQMLDMIKPANRDSITLGDLKRCKMTHVFFDTFFNLEKYLDHEQRDPFAAQRDESNSDWDRFAAQEYELLISEEND; this is translated from the exons ATGCAAGCGTCttcgacgacaacaacaacaacgacgaccaaaaccaaaaagctcAGCAGTAGCGGAGGCAGCGGCAGCTCTGGCGGTTCGGTGGCCATGACGAGtgccagcaaaacaacaacgacaacaacaacgacgacaaacCGCAAGCCTGCAGGAGCCGCCGCCAAATCACCGAAAGCTGCGCCGGTCGCAGCGATCAGCAACGATGCGCACGCCGAGATTGCGGAGCTGTCAAAGAAGATCAGCGAGCATGCCGATGCCATCTATCAGACGTGGAGGAGCCGCGGTCTGCCGCCCGCGCAGCTGCTTGAGATGTACACAAATGCCGCGGCCTCGGGCGACTTTGcggatgttgctgttgcagctgcgaCAGCTGCAACAACGGACATTAGCAGCGCCGAGGGCTTGCAGAAGATGGTCACCAGTTTTGTGAACAAAGACAAAGAGCAGCGCGGCAAGAATGTTGTTAAAAAAGCatcggaagtgggcgtggctgccCAGTCAATTGGCAATGGCAAGCTAAAgaaaacagcgacaacaacagcactaACCggagcgacaacgacaacaacaacgccaacaactGGCTCAACCAAAGCCAGTAAGCCGAGTCAACAGCAGGCCAGCGATCAGTCGTTGCAATCTCCCAAAAAAGTGGCAGCAGTGACTGCCAGCAAAACGCTGCCCGATGTGAATCTCAATTATGACATCGATTTGCATCTGGATGTTAACAATTTgtcgcagcagcagacgcagcaCTTGCTCAAAATCAGCGAGTTGCTGCAGAAAGAGgcagccgccgcagcagcggcagcagcatcagcaacagttgcaagcACAGGGTCAACAACGCCTACCAAGAAGCggcaaagcaacagcaatggtaGTAagaccagcagcaacagcaatactCTAatcaatagcaacaacaacaacaacaagttaacaacagcaactcagAACAGCAAGAAACTGAGcaaagccagcagcaacaacaggagcagcagcaacagtcacgccaacagcagcagcgaaagtGCAGGCGATGCAGTTGATGCACCtcgtgtgggcgtggctgtgaCATTGACAGATAAAGGCGCCAGCGAGCCCACGATCAGCAGTCGTAAAGCGAGCAAAACCAAAGAGAACCACAGCGAACAACAGAAGCCGGCAATGGCGAAttcgacagcaacagcaacagcaacagcagcagcaacaacaacatcaacaacaatatccACAACCAAAGAAAAGCCAGCGATCACGAGGAAAACAGCCAACAGTCGAAatagtagcagcaacagcaacactgaTAACAGCAATGCCAGCAACATTGTGGCGAACGcaaaagcaacggcaacaccatcggcaacatcaacagcagcagcagcaactacaacagcaacagttggaTCGTCAGCGACTTCGGTGGACACAACGATGCCAAcgttgaataaaatcaaaccGACGAGCGGCAGCCGAGCAGCGCTCACCAATGGCCAGGATAAGAATT TGGGCAGACCAATCCTAACACGTGGTTCCGTCGCCGAGCGCGTGCTGCTCTTTGAGAAGCGTCCGGATGTGCGCAACTCGTTCCTCGACATCAAACGGCCTGTGGAGGCGCCGCCGAAGAGTCTGCTTAAG GTCAAATTGCATGCGACACCGCCTCCGGCGCCTGCACAGGAACAGAACTCGCTGCAAAAGGAGATTAGGAGCTCCAAGAGTGTCTATATACCCAG ATTCTACTTTCCACATGGCAAGCCACAGCCAACGATTGCCATGGAACGGGTTATTCGCGGCATATTGTCCGCCTTTGATAGCTTTCCCAACAATCAGGTGACCAAGGATGAGCTGCCGCGCATCCTGAAGCTATGCGGACTGCCCTTCTATTGGCGCATGCCAGTGATGATCTTCTGTCAAGCGAGCACCACGGGTCTGGTTGAACGCCAGCGTTTTGTGGAGTTCTGGAAGCA GATGAATGTATATTGCCATGAGGCTGCCTCGagatttgtttacattttgtcGCGGGGCCAACGCTTTCGTTCGTATATTGTGCCCGATGATCTGGTGCCATTGGTGCAGGACGTGGTTGACACGCACCCCGGTCTGGCCTTTCTTAAAGAAGCAACCGAGTTCCATTCCAGATACGTGCACACGGTCATCGCACGCATCTTCTACTCAGTGAATCGCAGTTGGAGCGGCAAGATAACAATATCGGAGCTTAAGCGATCCGATTTGCTGGAG ATGATCAGTCTgctggaggaggaggatgataTCAATCAGATAATGGCCTTCTTTAGCTACGAGCACTTTTATGTGATCTATTGTAAGTTCTGGGAACTGGACAAGGATCACGATTTGCTCATCAATCAGGACGATCTAGCCAAGCACAGCGACAACGCTCTCTCCACACGCATCGTTGAGCGCATATTCTCCGGCTGTGTGACacgcagcgacaacaaaaagTCCCCTGAGGACGAGCCTAAGATGTCGTACACAGAGTTCGTGTGGTTCATTCTCTCTGAGGAGGACAAACGCACGCCCACAGCCATTGAGTACTGGTTCCGCTGCATGGATATCGATGGAGATGGTGCCCTTTCCATGTACGAGCTGGAATACTTCTAtgaggagcagcaacagcgcatGGAGGGCATTGGCATTGAGTGCTTGCCATTTGAGGATTGCCTCTGTCAG ATGCTGGATATGATCAAGCCTGCGAATCGTGATTCCATAACGCTAGGAGATTTGAAACGCTGCAAAATGACGCACGTATTCTTTGATACGTTCTTCAATCTAGAGAAATATTTGGATCACGAACAGCGCGATCCATTCGCCGCACAGCGGGATGAGTCA AATTCGGATTGGGATCGATTTGCGGCACAGGAATATGAACTGCTTATATCTGAGGAGAATGATTGA
- the LOC133835848 gene encoding pneumococcal serine-rich repeat protein isoform X2, with product MQASSTTTTTTTTKTKKLSSSGGSGSSGGSVAMTSASKTTTTTTTTTNRKPAGAAAKSPKAAPVAAISNDAHAEIAELSKKISEHADAIYQTWRSRGLPPAQLLEMYTNAAASGDFADVAVAAATAATTDISSAEGLQKMVTSFVNKDKEQRGKNVVKKASEVGVAAQSIGNGKLKKTATTTALTGATTTTTTPTTGSTKASKPSQQQASDQSLQSPKKVAAVTASKTLPDVNLNYDIDLHLDVNNLSQQQTQHLLKISELLQKEAAAAAAAAASATVASTGSTTPTKKRQSNSNGSKTSSNSNTLINSNNNNNKLTTATQNSKKLSKASSNNRSSSNSHANSSSESAGDAVDAPRVGVAVTLTDKGASEPTISSRKASKTKENHSEQQKPAMANSTATATATAAATTTSTTISTTKEKPAITRKTANSRNSSSNSNTDNSNASNIVANAKATATPSATSTAAAATTTATVGSSATSVDTTMPTLNKIKPTSGSRAALTNGQDKNCNN from the coding sequence ATGCAAGCGTCttcgacgacaacaacaacaacgacgaccaaaaccaaaaagctcAGCAGTAGCGGAGGCAGCGGCAGCTCTGGCGGTTCGGTGGCCATGACGAGtgccagcaaaacaacaacgacaacaacaacgacgacaaacCGCAAGCCTGCAGGAGCCGCCGCCAAATCACCGAAAGCTGCGCCGGTCGCAGCGATCAGCAACGATGCGCACGCCGAGATTGCGGAGCTGTCAAAGAAGATCAGCGAGCATGCCGATGCCATCTATCAGACGTGGAGGAGCCGCGGTCTGCCGCCCGCGCAGCTGCTTGAGATGTACACAAATGCCGCGGCCTCGGGCGACTTTGcggatgttgctgttgcagctgcgaCAGCTGCAACAACGGACATTAGCAGCGCCGAGGGCTTGCAGAAGATGGTCACCAGTTTTGTGAACAAAGACAAAGAGCAGCGCGGCAAGAATGTTGTTAAAAAAGCatcggaagtgggcgtggctgccCAGTCAATTGGCAATGGCAAGCTAAAgaaaacagcgacaacaacagcactaACCggagcgacaacgacaacaacaacgccaacaactGGCTCAACCAAAGCCAGTAAGCCGAGTCAACAGCAGGCCAGCGATCAGTCGTTGCAATCTCCCAAAAAAGTGGCAGCAGTGACTGCCAGCAAAACGCTGCCCGATGTGAATCTCAATTATGACATCGATTTGCATCTGGATGTTAACAATTTgtcgcagcagcagacgcagcaCTTGCTCAAAATCAGCGAGTTGCTGCAGAAAGAGgcagccgccgcagcagcggcagcagcatcagcaacagttgcaagcACAGGGTCAACAACGCCTACCAAGAAGCggcaaagcaacagcaatggtaGTAagaccagcagcaacagcaatactCTAatcaatagcaacaacaacaacaacaagttaacaacagcaactcagAACAGCAAGAAACTGAGcaaagccagcagcaacaacaggagcagcagcaacagtcacgccaacagcagcagcgaaagtGCAGGCGATGCAGTTGATGCACCtcgtgtgggcgtggctgtgaCATTGACAGATAAAGGCGCCAGCGAGCCCACGATCAGCAGTCGTAAAGCGAGCAAAACCAAAGAGAACCACAGCGAACAACAGAAGCCGGCAATGGCGAAttcgacagcaacagcaacagcaacagcagcagcaacaacaacatcaacaacaatatccACAACCAAAGAAAAGCCAGCGATCACGAGGAAAACAGCCAACAGTCGAAatagtagcagcaacagcaacactgaTAACAGCAATGCCAGCAACATTGTGGCGAACGcaaaagcaacggcaacaccatcggcaacatcaacagcagcagcagcaactacaacagcaacagttggaTCGTCAGCGACTTCGGTGGACACAACGATGCCAAcgttgaataaaatcaaaccGACGAGCGGCAGCCGAGCAGCGCTCACCAATGGCCAGGATAAGAATTGTAATAATTAA
- the LOC133835854 gene encoding opsin Rh1 — translation MESFAAVATQLGPHFAPLSNGSVVDKVTPDMAHLISPYWNQFPAMDPIWAKILTAYMIMIGMISWCGNGVVIYIFATTKSLRTPANLLVINLAISDFGIMITNTPMMGINLYFETWVLGPMMCDIYAGLGSAFGCSSIWSMCMISLDRYQVIVKGMAGRPMTIPLALGKIAYIWFMSSIWCLAPAFGWSRYVPEGNLTSCGIDYLERDWNPRSYLIFYSIFVYYIPLFLICYSYWFIIAAVSAHEKAMREQAKKMNVKSLRSSEDAEKSAEGKLAKVALVTITLWFMAWTPYLVINCMGLFKFEGLTPLNTIWGACFAKSAACYNPIVYGISHPKYRVALKERCPCCVFGKVDDGKSSDAQSTATASEAESKA, via the exons atggaGAG CTTTGCAGCAGTTGCCACACAGCTGGGGCCACACTTTGCCCCACTGTCCAATGGATCAGTAGTAGACAAG GTCACACCCGATATGGCGCACTTAATCAGCCCATATTGGAATCAGTTTCCCGCTATGGATCCCATCTGGGCGAAAATCCTAACCGCCTACATGATCATGATCGGCATGATCTCCTGGTGCGGAAATGGCGTGGTGATCTACATATTCGCCACAACAAAATCGTTGCGCACGCCTGCTAACCTATTGGTCATCAATCTGGCAATTTCCGACTTTGGCATCATGATCACCAATACGCCCATGATGGGAATCAATCTGTACTTCGAGACCTGGGTGCTGGGTCCCATGATGTGCGACATTTATGCCGGTCTGGGCTCTGCCTTCGGCTGCAGCTCCATTTGGTCCATGTGCATGATATCGCTGGATCGTTATCAAGTGATTGTCAAGGGCATGGCCGGCCGCCCCATGACAATACCGCTGGCATTGGGCAAGATTGCCTACATTTGGTTCATGTCCAGCATTTGGTGCTTGGCGCCCGCCTTCGGCTGGAGCAG GTATGTGCCCGAGGGTAATCTGACATCGTGCGGTATTGACTACTTGGAACGCGATTGGAATCCACGCTCATATCTGATTTTCTACTCGATCTTTGTCTACTATATTCCTCTGTTCTTGATCTGCTACTCTTACTGGTTCATCATTGCC GCCGTCTCTGCCCACGAGAAAGCCATGCGCGAACAGGCCAAGAAAATGAATGTCAAATCTCTGCGCTCGTCCGAGGATGCCGAGAAGAGCGCTGAGGGCAAACTGGCCAAGGTCGCTCTGGTCACCATCACACTGTGGTTCATGGCGTGGACACCCTATCTGGTCATCAACTGCATGGGTCTATTCAAGTTCGAGGGTCTCACACCACTGAACACCATCTGGGGCGCCTGCTTTGCCAAGTCGGCTGCCTGCTACAATCCAATTGTATACGGCATCAG CCATCCCAAGTACCGCGTGGCACTGAAGGAGAGGTGCCCATGCTGCGTCTTTGGCAAGGTGGACGATGGCAAGTCCAGCGATGCTCAGTCCACAGCGACAGCCAGCGAAGCCGAATCCAAGGCATAA
- the LOC133835855 gene encoding surfeit locus protein 6 homolog — protein sequence MIDADIIKNKVQQYYNRVHNLEQVSDKKENGFEEMKRFQQRVLNLLKTHKVPYSTKEDEDTYEDYLLSDDENAAKTNGKNKKKQLRNKEADSSEDENVDERIASIKNKLRQKKRPTTEKQQKRREAKKLKRSKGVQKILQSSGKSLKNENVKQQKLKNGFVKMEKNVNGETEDSKEQIQPVKVQPVYNEEAKIVYSKIDFAANPGTKAKKSHQNPKEILKKLKDTRQHINELKEQGDTEKAAEIQNDIAWKKAFDKIEGKKVKDDTKLLQKAIKKRKVEKRVAKKKWTDRKEKVEHDIAKRQKKRQENLDKRSKDKKIKKLKKASKKGRIIAGY from the exons atgatAGATGCagatattattaaaaataaggtACAGCAGTACTACAACCGCGTACATAACTTGGAGCAAGTGTCtgataaaaaagaaaatggctTTGAAGAAATGAAACGTTTCCAGCAGCGTGTGctcaatttattgaaaacacACAAAGTGCCATATTCAACAAAAGAAG ATGAGGACACCTACGAAGATTACTTACTTTCGGATGATGAAAACGCCGCTAAGACTAATgggaaaaacaagaaaaaacagtTGAGAAATAAGGAAGCAGATAGCTCAGAAGATGAAAACGTTGATGAACGAATTGCTTCCATCAAAAACAAACTGCGACAGAAAAAGAGGCCTACAacagagaaacaacaaaagagaCGCGAAGCAAAGAAATTGAAGCGGAGCAAAGGAGTGCAAAAGATTCTACAATCCTCAGGGAAATCGTTAAAGAATGAGAATGTAAagcaacagaaactgaaaaatGGATTtgtgaaaatggaaaaaaatgtaaatgggGAAACGGAGGATAGCAAAGAACAGATTCAACCAGTTAAAGTGCAACCCGTTTATAACGAAGAGGCGAAAATTGTTTACTCTAAGATCGATTTTGCCGCCAACCCTGGTACAAAGGCAAAAAAATCCCACCAAAATCCAAAGGAAATATTGAAAAAGCTGAAGGACACGCGTCAGCACATCAACGAGTTGAAGGAACAAGGTGACACCGAGAAGGCCGCTGAAATCCAAAATGACATTGCGTGGAAAAAGGCGTTCGATAAGATCGAGGGCAAAAAAGTCAAAGATGACACCAAGCTGCTACAGAAGGCTATCAAAAAGCGAAAGGTAGAGAAGCGAGTGGCAAAGAAGAAGTGGACGGATCGCAAGGAGAAGGTGGAACACGATATTGCGAAGCGACAGAAAAAACGTCAAGAAAATTTGGATAAGCGTAGCAAGGATAAGAAAatcaagaaattgaaaaaggcAAGCAAAAAGGGTCGAATTATAGCTGgctactaa